The genomic DNA TACGGGCGCATCGGCACCTTCAACGCCCTGCCCCTTGAGGCGCTGTCCGCCATCGTCACCGATTCCAACCTGCCCGAGGATGTGCGCGACGCGATCATCCGCCGGGGCCTCGCCCTGCACATCGCCGTGCCGGGGACGGAGGGATAGGAGCATGTCCATGCAGATCATCGTCACCGGCGGCGCCGGCTTCCTCGGCAGCCGCGTGATCCGCGCCCTCCTGGCCGGCGCCGGGAAGAAGGAAGGCCTGCCCGGTTTCGACCGCATCGTCTCGGTCGATCTCGCCCCCTGCCCGGTGGACGATGCGCGCGTCTCCTCCGTCACCGGCGACATCGCCGACCCGGGTTTCGTGCGCGGGCTGGTCACGGCGGAGACGGTCGGCATCTACCACCTCGCGGCGGTGCTGAGCGGCCAGTCGGAGCAGGATTTCGACCTCAGCATGCGGGTGAACGTGGATGGCACCCGCGCCCTGCTGGAGGCCGCCCGCGCCACCGGCCAGACGCCGCGCTTCGTCTTCGCCAGCTCGCTCGCCGTCTTCGGCGGGGAGATGCCGGCGGTGGTGCCGGAGGTCATGGCGACCATGCCCGCCTCCTCCTACGGCGCGCAGAAGGCGATCGGCGAGATCCTGGTCAACGACTATTCCCGCAAGGGCTTCGTCGATGGCCGCGTCTGCCGCCTGCCGACCATCGTGGTGCGGCCGGGCAAGCCGAACTCCGCCGCCTCCTCCTTCGCCAGCGGCATCATCCGCGAGCCCCTGGCCGGCATCGCCTCCAACTGCCCGGTGCCTCTGGAGACGAAGATGTGGCTTTCCTCCCCGGATGTGGTGGTGAGCAACCTCGTCCATGCCCTGGCCGTGCCGGGCGAGCGCATCGGCGGCTGGCGGGTGCTGAACCTGCCCGGCATCTGCGTCACCGTCGGCCAGATGCTGGAAAGCCTGGAGCGCGTCGGCGGCCCCGCCCCGCGCGCCCTGGTGACCGAGGAGCCGGAGCAGCGCGTGATCGACATCGTGTGCTCCTGGCCCGGCGATTTCGAGGTGAGCCGCCCGCTCGCCCTCGGCTTCACCCGCGACGGCGATTTCGACGCCGTGGTGCAACAATACAAGGACGAATTCGTCCGCTGACCTCCGACCTCTGCTGCAGGGACATGCGAACATGACCGAGTCCGAACTGCGTGAACTTCTCGTCGAACTCGGCGCGAGTCTCTTCGCACGCGGCTATTCCGTCGGCAGCGCCGGCAACATCAGCGTGCGCCTGCCCGACGGCTACCTGATGACGCCGACCAACTCCTGCCTCGGCCGGCTGAAGGCGGATCGCATCAGCAAGCTCGACCCGGACTGGAAGCATGTGGGCGGCGACAAGCCTTCCAAGGAGGTCTTCATGCACCGCGCCGTGCTGACCGCGCGGCCGGAAGCGGGGGCGGTGGTGCATCTGCACTCCACCTACGCCACCGCCATCGGCTGCCTGGCCGGGCCGGAGGATACGGCGCCAATCCCGCCGCTGACGCCCTATTTCGTCATGCGCGTGGGCCGGACGCTGCCGGTGATCCGCTACTACCGCCCCGGCGACGCGGCGATGGAGCGCGACATCCACGAAGCCGCCCGCGAGGCCCGCGCGGTGCTGCTCGCCAATCACGGGCCGGTGGTGTCCGGCAAGACGCTGACCGACGCGGTCTATGCCGCCGAGGAGCTGGAGGAATCGGCCAAGCTCGCCCTGCTGCTGCAGGGCCGCGAAGCCAGGGAACTGACCGTGGAGCAGGTCGAGGACCTTCTCCGCACCTTCAACTGACAACCCCATCCGCCGCGTTCCGGCAGTGCCG from Roseomonas gilardii includes the following:
- a CDS encoding aldolase encodes the protein MTESELRELLVELGASLFARGYSVGSAGNISVRLPDGYLMTPTNSCLGRLKADRISKLDPDWKHVGGDKPSKEVFMHRAVLTARPEAGAVVHLHSTYATAIGCLAGPEDTAPIPPLTPYFVMRVGRTLPVIRYYRPGDAAMERDIHEAAREARAVLLANHGPVVSGKTLTDAVYAAEELEESAKLALLLQGREARELTVEQVEDLLRTFN
- the denD gene encoding D-erythronate dehydrogenase; amino-acid sequence: MSMQIIVTGGAGFLGSRVIRALLAGAGKKEGLPGFDRIVSVDLAPCPVDDARVSSVTGDIADPGFVRGLVTAETVGIYHLAAVLSGQSEQDFDLSMRVNVDGTRALLEAARATGQTPRFVFASSLAVFGGEMPAVVPEVMATMPASSYGAQKAIGEILVNDYSRKGFVDGRVCRLPTIVVRPGKPNSAASSFASGIIREPLAGIASNCPVPLETKMWLSSPDVVVSNLVHALAVPGERIGGWRVLNLPGICVTVGQMLESLERVGGPAPRALVTEEPEQRVIDIVCSWPGDFEVSRPLALGFTRDGDFDAVVQQYKDEFVR